TGACCGCAGCCTTCGTTGGTACTTATGGCGCAATCGCGATCGCGGTGGCCGCGCTCGTGGGCCAAATCATTTGCTTGGTTTGGTTGTCAGCGATTGTTTATGCCGACGTTCGCGAACAAAACTCAATGGCCAACTAGAACTCGCCGACTACTTCGGACGACGCTTTTCCAACCACTCGAGCTTGGGAACGCGATCTGGCGATTGAGTCGCCCAGTCAGGTGTGGGGAACCAACGCAAACCGCTGTATCGCGGGTAGGTTTCCCAAACATCGCCACCGTTTGGCCCAGACACTCGTGGATCGTTTGTCTCGGTGAGGTAATCGTTCAGTCGCTCACTCAAGGTTTGCTTGACGTCTGCGAATTCAGGCTTGGCGGACAAGTCATTCAAGCAAGCGGGATCGGATTGAATGTCAAACAGTTCTTCTGCGGGCCGCTTTGCGACGGCCCATTGCAAGTACTTTGCCAGCTCCGCATCGTCGTGATTTTCGACCAAGAACGTGAGCGATGGGCAACCGTCGATGTCGTGGTAGCCTTCGTGCATGGGCCCCAATTCTTCGGCGAGAATCGCTTTGTTCTTCGGGTAACTTCCCGAGCCAAACTTCTGGGGTGCACCGGCAGGCCAGCGTTCGGGACGGAAGTTGCGAATGTAAAGGTATTGATCCGTCCGGACGCATCGCTGTGGGTAGCCGAGAGATTGATACCTGACTGACGAGTGTCGCTCGCGCCCAGAGAAAATCGCATCGCGATCGGGTTCAACGATTCCACGTTTGCCAGACCGAAGCAGCCCCACCAAACTGCGTCCACTCAAAGGCGTTTTCTCGGGAGGCTGAACCTCGGTTGCTTCATAGATCGTCGCGGTCACATCGATCAAGTTAACTAGATCATCAACGGCTCGATCACCCTTCACCTTGCCCGGCCAACTGATCGCCAGCGGCATGTGAATGCCATACTCATAGACGTTCGCTTTGGCTCGCGGAAACGCCATGCCGTTGTCACTGGTCACGATCACGATCGTGTTGTCCAGCTCGCCGGCTTTCTCGAGCGACTCCAGCATGCGGCCGAAATGCTGGTCGAACCACTGGATCTCGTAGCAGTAATCCAGGATGTCGCTGCGGATCTCAGGCGTGTCCGGCAAGAACTCCGGCACAACGACTTTGGCCGGATCCATTCCGTTCTTTAGCCCGATGCCTTTCTCAAACACTCGATGAGGTTCTTGGCAACCAAACCAAAAACTGAATGGTGCATCATCGGGTCTCTGATCCAAGAACGCATCAAAATTCGCGGCGTAGTCGACACTGCTGATCCCACCGGGTGACTTGGACTTCTTCGACGAGAACACTGGCCCTGCCGGATTGCGAGATCGCTCGCTGACTTTCCAATTGCCCGGTCCCCATCCTTTGCCGGTGTAGCCGACGAAGTAACCGGCCTTTTCCAGTCGGTCTTGGTAGACCTCGTACTTCGTGTCGAACGAACTGGCGTGCGTCCCGGCGTGTTCAATCTGCCAGATGTTTCGTCCGGTCAAAAACGCAGCTCGCATGGGGCTGCATCCAGGCGCCGGAGTGAACGCGTTGTTGAACAAGACTCCGGTCCGTGCAACACGATCAAACGCGGGCGTTTGGATGGCTTGGTAACCGTACGCCGACGTATGAGGGAACGATTGATCATCAGAGATCGCCACCAGAACATTCGGACGATCCGCCGCGAGAAGATTCGTGCACGAGAGCGCGACGGCAAACAACAAAACGAGATGGATTCGGACCAACTGAACATTCCTTCCGCGAGATGAACTGACTGCGAAAGAAAGAGAATAGCTCAGCCGAAGTCAGCGTGCTTGCTAAGGACGCAGTTGAACTTGTCGAAGATCCGATCCAGTCGGAACTCCCGCCAGCATCGCTTGCATCTTCATTGTCGCTGGCATTTCACCGGCAACCTCTTCGCCGGGTGGACTGCCCCAGAACCAACGCTCGCCATTCTCATCCGCGATTTCGAGCTGGACGATCGGGTTCTGGCGTAGATCGCCGTGCACACCGATGCTCTTCAGATTCAATTCTTCGCGAT
The sequence above is a segment of the Rhodopirellula bahusiensis genome. Coding sequences within it:
- a CDS encoding sulfatase family protein, which codes for MAISDDQSFPHTSAYGYQAIQTPAFDRVARTGVLFNNAFTPAPGCSPMRAAFLTGRNIWQIEHAGTHASSFDTKYEVYQDRLEKAGYFVGYTGKGWGPGNWKVSERSRNPAGPVFSSKKSKSPGGISSVDYAANFDAFLDQRPDDAPFSFWFGCQEPHRVFEKGIGLKNGMDPAKVVVPEFLPDTPEIRSDILDYCYEIQWFDQHFGRMLESLEKAGELDNTIVIVTSDNGMAFPRAKANVYEYGIHMPLAISWPGKVKGDRAVDDLVNLIDVTATIYEATEVQPPEKTPLSGRSLVGLLRSGKRGIVEPDRDAIFSGRERHSSVRYQSLGYPQRCVRTDQYLYIRNFRPERWPAGAPQKFGSGSYPKNKAILAEELGPMHEGYHDIDGCPSLTFLVENHDDAELAKYLQWAVAKRPAEELFDIQSDPACLNDLSAKPEFADVKQTLSERLNDYLTETNDPRVSGPNGGDVWETYPRYSGLRWFPTPDWATQSPDRVPKLEWLEKRRPK